Part of the Nicotiana sylvestris chromosome 5, ASM39365v2, whole genome shotgun sequence genome is shown below.
TGTTTATCCTTGTTTTGCAGTATTTACAGTTTTTCCTAATGCTATTTTTAATGAGAATGCTCGAATTCCAATGTTTTATGGTGACAATTATACTGAATGGAAGGAGAAAGTTCTTCTCACTTTAGGGTGCTCGGATCTAGACCTGGCACTCCTTGTGGATGAACCACCTACTTCCACGGAATCAAGTACGCCAACTGCTAAGGCTAATTATGAGCGATGGGAGCCATCTAATAGCTTAAGTTTAATGCTCACAAAAGCTCACATAAGTCAAAGCATTAGGAGTTCTATCCCTAATAGCGATATGTTCAAAGCTTACATGAAGGCAATTGATGAACAATTCGTAAGCTCTAACAAGGCATTGGCCAGCACCCTTATGAAGAGGCTCTCGAGTATGACTTTCGACAGAAGTCGTACAGTGCGTGATCACATTATGGAGATGAGAGACATTGATGCTAAATTCAAGTCCTTTGAGGTGGATATGTCTGAACCATTTCTTGTGCATTTCATTCTCAACTCCCTTCCTGCGAAATATGGTCCGTTCAAGATTTCTTACAACACACATAAGGATAAATGGTCAATCAATGAACTTTTGACCATGTGTGTTCAAGAAGAAGAGAGGTTGAGGCATGAGATACCTGAAAGTGTTAATATGGTGACTCATGGTAAGAGAAATGCAAATAAGGGCAAAAGTGTTCCCATAAAGAAGAAAAGCACATTTGACAAAGATGCTTGTTGTTTCTGTAAGAAGAAGGGACACTGGAAGAAGAATTGCCTGAAATACAAGAAATGGCTTGAGAAGAAAGGTAattttacctttgtatgttatGAATCTAATTTTACTGAAATTTGTGATAATacatggtggattgattctggtgcTACAATTCACATCGCCAAAATCATGCAGGACTTTCTAACTCAGAGGAAGCCGATAGGAAGTGAACAATATGTCTATTCTGGCAATAGGATGCGTTCACGTGTGGAAGGCGTGGGGACTTATAGGCTCATTTTGAAGGATGATTTTCACTTAGATTTAGAAAATACTTTTATGTTCGAGAATATTCTAGAAATTTAATTTCTCTTTCAAGACTATCGATTAGTGGATatgattttaattttcattacACTTCTGTGAAACTTTTGAAAGATAATAAAATTATTggttttggaaatttaaatggAAATTTATATAAACTTGAACTAGACCCCGCATTTGAATGCAATGTTTTAACTTTGCATGATAAAGAAATTGGCACTAAACGATGTATTATCAATGAGAAATCATCTAGTCTTTGGCATAAGAGATTGAGACACATCTCTATTGATAGAGTTAAAAGGTTGGTTAATCATGGAGTTCTAAAAGCTCTTTATTTTTCTGACTTTGGGACTTGTGTGGACTGCATAAAGGGTAAGCTGACCAACAAATCAACTAAAGGTGCCAAAAGGAGTTCCCAATTACTTGAGATCATACATACAGACATATGTGGACCTTTTTCTACCTGTTGCTTGAATGGTGAGATATATTTTATCTCGTTTATTGATGACTATTCAACATATATGtatctttatttcttgttcaatAAATCAGAAGCACTTGATGCTTTTAAAGTTTACAAAACAGAAGTAGAGAAACAAATTGGTGCTCAGATCAAAATTGTAAAATTTGATAGCGATGAAGAATATTATGGTAGGACACAGATAAGGGACAAGTTAAAGGTCCATTTGCTGAATTCCTTGAAAGTGAAGGTATAATTGCTCAATATACCATgccaggaacaccacaacaaaatagTGTGACAAAAAGAAGGAATCGGACATTAATGGACATGGTAAGAAGCATGATTAGCAGATCAAGTTTACTTTTATCCTTATGGAGTGAAatgtgatgacccgccatgtcatcatgccacataggcgccatttggcatatattaatgccatgtggaagcttacataagaataaggctagcatttgtgagaagattctagagaggtatgaATATTTCCTTAGGAaaaacctagatccttatggatttgctaggaaagtccttggaatcttctaggcttgtagagaattctagaaaaagcccttatcttgtaaatatcaaggacttgtgtaataattaatatttacacactagcccctaggagactagtatataaagggggtcattcatttgtaattcatcaaataaacaattcaagttctctctaatacaaagcttccttgaacaattctcttgtgttctttctaccATTCTCTTAGCGGTCTTAAaggtagtaaggctgacttggcatagcaagaacgtgagcaatttgtgcaagatcgtgagcgagttgtcaagtgccgcacgtgtacttagttaacaactaaggacgtgacaacgtggtatcagagcgaggtttTAACTAAGGGAATGACGAACGGCGGAGAAATTAACGTTGCCAACACCCAAGCCAACGTCATCCAGGATGCTGCTGGCAAGAGCGGCCGTAGCAAAAAGAGGAATGCCACCAACAAGAGCCAAGAGGTGCCACCTGAGGTTGTGTCAAACGAAGGGCTTACATCCCAAGAACCATCTGCCACTGAGGCGAgcgaggatgaagtggaggtccttccagaggacgtctcgctcggtaaagagtgggtgatgaagatgaacGCGGGGATGGATGTCGTGGAGATATTTGGCCAACGCTTGGGGAAGGTGGAAGGCACCCTTAATGTTCTTGAGGGgcacactcttgaagagattgagagtatccgaaatgacttggagggacgtacacagactgatatggaactaaggcaaaccatcactgccttagagtgcaaactcatggaggctttgagtactatcgatgctttgaaggcaaagatagagtcactcgagGAGCATGTCAATGCTGGCATGACCGAGGTAGCCAGCAATGTTATGGTGATGAGGGAGGCCAAAATCGAGGCTCCTAAACCCCCGGTGTTCAAAGGTGTTCGTgatgcacaagaagtggaaaacttcctttgtcacttggagaactacttcaggCACAACAAAGTGAGGGACGACGAGGCCAAGATCAATACTACGGTATTGTACCTCTCAGAGACTGCCATGctatggtggagaaggaagatggACAACATGGATAAAGGTCTAGGTACTATTAGCACATGGGATCAGTTCAAAGCGGAGTTCAAGcgacagttctttccaaacaatgtcttgtacgaggcaaggcgcaagcttagggaattgaagcaaacagggagcatacgtaactatgtcaaggagttcactacccttatgcttcaaatccccaacctgaccaatgatgacttgttgttccacttcatggacgggttgcaaaattgggctaagcaggagttgcaacgccgacaagtcactgatatagaccaagccatagtgGAGGCCGAATCATTGATGGACTTCAGGCATGACAAGCATGACAAAGGTAATGGCAAGGAGTCAAAGGTTAACAATGTCAAAGGTGGGGGAGACCGTGGCAAAGGcaaggagatacaacaacaatactccaagactcaagatttcaAAAAGTCGAGTGGCCGTAAGAGCTACGCAGAGAAGAAGGCACAGGTCGAGAAGAAGGGATGCTATATATGCGGAGGGCCACATGGCTTCAGGAATTGTCCTGACCTCAAGAGCCTCAGTGCCATGGTACGTGAGCGGAAGGAGCAGCCACAAGGAGAGAGTCCGGGAACCGCACAGTTGGGTATGATCGGATTATGTGGTGCTGTCACGAAGCAAGCTATCCAACCTACCAAGAATGGCAATCAGTACGtggatctcaccatcaacaacaagcccgctcgtgcaatggtggacactggagcaactcataatttcGTGACTGAGGCTGTCGCAAAGAGACTGGAATTGAAGCTTTCTCCAACCAACTCTCGCGTCAAGACCGTGAATGCCGAGATACAGAATGCTCGTGGGGTAGCTAATGGAGTTGGTGTCATATTGGGAACTtggaaaggtatgacaaactttactgtaaccgctatggatatctttgacatcatactggggcaagagttctttagacattgtcatactttAATCGACCCCTACCTCCAACGTCTTTTGGTTATGGAGCGAGAAGGAGCTTGCATGGTACCTATAATGACTATGCCACACGGACAGATCCAAGCACAACTCTCAGCTATGTAGGTTGTCAAGGGGATCAAGAAGGGGGAGCCCACATTCGTGGCAACCATTGCAAGTCTAGAGGAAGACAAGAATTTTCAAGAGACAGTGTCGCCTTGCATAGAGAATTTTCTTGAGGAGAACAAGGATGTCATGCCCGAGGAGTTGCCTAAGCACTTGCCGCCTAGGCGAGaggtggatcacaagattgagttggagccaggGGCTAAACCACCCACATTtgccccatatcgtatggcaccgcccGAGCTGGAGGAGCTCAAGAAACAATTGAAAGAGTTGTTGGATGCTGGTCATATTCGCCCATCAAAGGCACCTTTCAGCGCACCAGTATTGTtctagaagaagaaggatggatcgttgCGTTTGTGCATAGACTACTGAGCACTTAATAAGGTCACcgtgaagaataagtacccaatcccgctcattgctgacttgttcgatagacttgggcaagccaagtactttaccaaggtggatcttcgaaagggctactaccaggttcgcattgcggaaggggatgagccaaagacagcatgtgtgacgagatatggagcctttgagtggttggtgatgcccTTCGGCTTAACCAATGCACTGGCTATattttgcacccttatgaacaagatcttccatccctaccttgatcagttcgTGGTAGTCTACCTAGACGACATAGTCATCTACAACAACACCTTGGGGGAGCACATGGAGCACTTAAGAaaggttttccaagtcttgcGAGAGAACGAGCTATATATCAAGAGGGAGAAATGTGAGTTCGCGcaatcaaaggtgcacttcttgggccatgtcattagcaatggCGAGCTACGCATGGACGATGCTAAGGTACGTGCTATCCAGGAGTGGGAGGCACCCATAAATGtaactgagttgagatccttccttggccttgttaactactatcgccggttcatcagtggatactcagcaaaggccgcaccattgactgagttgctaaagaagaacaagccatgTGTTTGGACGGAGCATTGTCAAAAGGCATTTGAAGGCCTTAAGACAGCTGTAACAGAGGAGCCAGTCTTGGCGTTACCTGACTTTGCCAAGACTTTTGAGGTGCACACAGATGCCTCAGACTTTGCCATTAGAGGTGTCCTGATGCAGG
Proteins encoded:
- the LOC138868306 gene encoding uncharacterized protein — protein: MTNGGEINVANTQANVIQDAAGKSGRSKKRNATNKSQEVPPEVVSNEGLTSQEPSATEASEDEVEVLPEDVSLGKEWVMKMNAGMDVVEIFGQRLGKVEGTLNVLEGHTLEEIEKCKLMEALSTIDALKAKIESLEEHVNAGMTEVASNVMVMREAKIEAPKPPVFKGVRDAQEVENFLCHLENYFRHNKVRDDEAKINTTVLYLSETAMLWWRRKMDNMDKGLGTISTWDQFKAEFKRQFFPNNVLYEELQRRQVTDIDQAIVEAESLMDFRHDKHDKGNGKESKVNNVKGGGDRGKGKEIQQQYSKTQDFKKSSGRKSYAEKKAQVEKKGCYICGGPHGFRNCPDLKSLSAMVRERKEQPQGESPGTAQLGMIGLCGAVTKQAIQPTKNGNQYVDLTINNKPARAMVDTGATHNFVTEAVAKRLELKLSPTNSRVKTVNAEIQNARGVANGVGVILGTWKGMTNFTVTAMDIFDIILGQEFFRHCHTLIDPYLQRLLVMEREGACMVVKGIKKGEPTFVATIASLEEDKNFQETVSPCIENFLEENKDVMPEELPKHLPPRREVDHKIELEPGAKPPTFAPYRMAPPELEELKKQLKELLDAGHIRPSKAPFSAPVLF